The following are encoded together in the Cyanobacterium aponinum PCC 10605 genome:
- a CDS encoding COP23 domain-containing protein: MKPRFALVFSLILSLIFGQIISLIFVNFAQADSKKNAYSCIDHEGKPMTVVDTTRGRIQLIVWESDYFRASGWTPEKRCQEVSKRFQQFSDNSTLRFIANGMIGKYQVICVSPQSPPPSTNIVCQEQNLLMTLEPKDKPVEVMKQLFEDAVKIGAMPIRRGQAVLDLDKYFAVAPLMDAVSPIQKPPLIPEEKKPPQSGTTIECPPILCD, from the coding sequence ATGAAACCTCGATTTGCTCTAGTTTTTAGTTTGATATTAAGTTTGATATTTGGACAAATTATCTCTCTGATATTTGTTAACTTTGCTCAAGCAGATAGTAAAAAAAATGCTTATAGTTGTATAGACCATGAAGGTAAACCCATGACGGTGGTTGATACCACAAGGGGAAGAATTCAATTAATTGTCTGGGAAAGTGACTATTTTAGAGCCTCCGGGTGGACTCCAGAAAAACGCTGTCAAGAAGTAAGTAAAAGATTTCAACAATTTTCTGATAATAGTACACTAAGATTTATTGCCAATGGCATGATTGGAAAATATCAAGTAATTTGCGTATCTCCTCAATCTCCCCCTCCATCTACAAATATAGTTTGTCAAGAGCAAAACTTATTGATGACTCTTGAACCAAAGGATAAACCTGTAGAAGTTATGAAACAATTATTTGAGGATGCAGTTAAAATCGGAGCAATGCCCATAAGAAGAGGTCAAGCAGTATTAGATTTAGACAAATATTTTGCTGTTGCCCCGTTAATGGATGCTGTTTCCCCCATTCAAAAACCTCCCTTAATACCAGAAGAAAAAAAACCGCCCCAATCAGGTACAACTATCGAATGTCCCCCTATTTTATGTGATTAA
- a CDS encoding serine/threonine protein kinase yields the protein MDNPAAQLPLIPFPYQVIKKLGNGSFGKVYLVINTTNQQQCVIKQLHPSSEQPNFIKQARRLFRQEAEILKKLNHPQIPKLIDYFEDKGEFYLVEEYIEGKTLRHELPSGKCWTEVATIKLLLEGLGILKDIHNLGIIHRDIKPDNFIRRQEDQKLVLIDFGAVKEFNLEQSRLLDPTIAMGTRGYMPTEQARGKPRKNSDIYALGVIAIQALTGKNPLELEEDEEGEILWRNLVTVDDKLGEIITKMTRYQHKLRYQSADDVIKDLHAYIYAKQQSCPPTQILEEKNKPSSIEDNYSNTSTSKINSISSSTNQSLKNQEDTSEKFSFSDWLKSPFGSTLTTALTIGVIATGGVYVMNQQQKAQIEKEKADFLTSLDTAYNNQNYLECFEKAEERLQDENNHISAQELGEYIGKCRLEEAKQKAQFLNYAEAVATAKQIPTQNQYHNQAQIMMEDWSRAIFDKAKHLYTEEGKLEDALKEIDTIPDNPVRQAGLIVVSQWQEEYRTNSYLINQAQKDLEYGNCQSAIETVSKIEGSNYWLLEGKKIVDQAEKCFQDQGIESNINTNNSTDNSSNNQNNQNNQELPDNVIICPPILCPE from the coding sequence ATGGATAACCCTGCCGCTCAACTTCCACTAATACCTTTTCCTTACCAAGTAATCAAAAAGTTGGGTAACGGCAGTTTTGGTAAAGTATATTTAGTTATAAACACCACAAATCAACAACAATGCGTAATTAAGCAGTTACACCCCTCTTCAGAGCAACCCAATTTCATCAAACAGGCAAGAAGACTTTTTCGCCAAGAAGCAGAGATATTAAAAAAACTAAATCATCCTCAAATTCCTAAATTAATTGATTATTTTGAAGATAAAGGAGAATTTTATTTAGTCGAAGAGTATATCGAAGGAAAAACTCTACGTCATGAGTTACCTTCTGGAAAATGTTGGACGGAAGTAGCGACCATTAAATTATTATTAGAGGGATTAGGAATTCTTAAGGATATTCACAATTTAGGCATTATCCACAGAGACATCAAGCCTGATAACTTTATTCGTCGTCAAGAGGATCAAAAATTAGTCTTGATTGATTTTGGGGCAGTAAAAGAGTTTAATTTAGAACAAAGTCGCCTTTTAGATCCTACCATAGCAATGGGAACTCGTGGCTATATGCCCACAGAACAAGCGAGGGGAAAACCTAGAAAAAATAGTGATATTTATGCTTTAGGGGTTATAGCTATTCAGGCTTTGACGGGGAAAAATCCCCTTGAATTAGAGGAGGATGAAGAAGGAGAAATTCTTTGGCGTAATTTAGTTACTGTTGATGACAAATTAGGCGAAATTATCACGAAAATGACTCGCTATCAACATAAATTGCGTTATCAGTCAGCCGATGATGTGATTAAGGATTTACACGCTTATATTTATGCAAAGCAACAGTCTTGCCCCCCTACTCAAATTTTGGAGGAGAAAAATAAACCTTCTTCCATAGAAGATAATTATTCTAATACCTCTACCTCTAAGATAAATTCAATTTCTTCCTCAACAAATCAATCATTGAAAAATCAAGAAGACACCTCGGAAAAATTTTCTTTTAGTGATTGGTTAAAGTCTCCTTTTGGTTCAACTTTGACTACTGCTTTAACGATTGGTGTTATTGCAACGGGGGGGGTATATGTGATGAATCAACAACAAAAAGCTCAAATTGAGAAAGAAAAAGCTGATTTTTTGACCTCTTTAGATACTGCTTATAATAATCAAAATTATTTGGAGTGTTTTGAAAAGGCAGAGGAAAGATTGCAAGATGAGAATAATCATATCTCTGCTCAAGAGTTAGGGGAATATATCGGGAAATGTCGTTTAGAAGAAGCAAAACAAAAAGCTCAATTTCTCAATTATGCGGAGGCTGTAGCAACGGCGAAACAAATTCCAACCCAGAATCAATATCATAATCAGGCTCAAATTATGATGGAGGATTGGAGTAGGGCTATTTTTGATAAGGCAAAGCATTTATATACTGAGGAGGGAAAGCTGGAAGATGCTTTAAAGGAAATTGATACAATTCCTGATAATCCTGTACGTCAAGCAGGTTTAATAGTTGTTAGTCAGTGGCAAGAAGAATATCGTACGAATAGTTATTTAATTAATCAGGCACAAAAAGACTTAGAATATGGTAACTGTCAAAGTGCGATCGAAACTGTGAGTAAAATTGAAGGCTCAAATTATTGGTTATTAGAAGGGAAAAAAATAGTTGATCAAGCTGAAAAATGTTTTCAGGATCAGGGTATTGAAAGTAACATTAATACTAATAATAGCACCGATAATTCTAGTAATAATCAAAATAATCAAAATAATCAAGAACTTCCTGATAATGTAATTATTTGCCCCCCGATTTTATGTCCTGAGTAA
- a CDS encoding COP23 domain-containing protein, whose amino-acid sequence MKNQFFIQFFIFGLLTIANGFFSQDSLAQTKNSYKCIQLNGKPTTIVDTARGRIQLIVWQNDFFRDSGWTPQKRCNEVTKRFQQFSDSGSLRYIATGTMNQQPVICVAEKKSSGFKCRGDGLLLTLQPKDNPSKVLTDLFNMSARTSTGGLSRGGVLDLDSFLATASTISSDNNDNLPTYNNNSPPPTIISNPETNQKPKDNPSCPPILCP is encoded by the coding sequence ATGAAAAATCAATTTTTTATTCAATTTTTTATTTTTGGTTTATTGACTATTGCTAATGGCTTTTTTTCTCAAGATTCCTTGGCACAAACTAAAAATAGTTATAAGTGTATTCAACTCAATGGTAAACCCACAACAATCGTAGATACTGCAAGGGGAAGAATCCAACTAATAGTTTGGCAAAACGACTTTTTCCGTGATTCTGGGTGGACTCCCCAAAAAAGATGTAATGAGGTAACAAAAAGATTTCAACAATTTTCTGACAGTGGTAGTTTAAGATATATTGCCACTGGTACAATGAATCAACAGCCCGTTATTTGTGTGGCGGAAAAAAAATCATCAGGTTTTAAGTGTAGGGGAGACGGTTTACTTTTAACTCTTCAACCGAAAGATAATCCTAGCAAAGTGTTAACTGATTTATTCAATATGTCTGCCCGTACTTCCACTGGTGGTTTATCTCGTGGGGGAGTCTTAGATTTAGATTCTTTTTTGGCTACTGCTTCCACTATTTCCAGTGATAATAACGATAATTTACCCACATATAATAATAACTCTCCCCCTCCTACCATTATTTCTAATCCTGAAACTAATCAAAAACCCAAAGATAATCCCTCTTGTCCACCCATTTTATGTCCCTAA
- a CDS encoding caspase family protein yields the protein MKKFNFIGNFAMMIPTALSMATPYAIASCGLIFGMSNSAFSQDYQISINEKIRESFSLSQQAYLISQRQTSEKRVALVIGNSNYQHGSKLRNAVNDANDVAKSLRDLNFEVILLTNGNLKSMDQSLERFYRELEKGAVGLFYYAGHGIQVNGENYLIPVDARLDRESEVNYETLPLGKLLAAMEETDNNVNIVILDACRDNPFGRSWTRSSNNKGLAAIQNSATGTFIAYATGPGNVAQDGTGRNGTFTEALLKNLKNPNQNVEEIFKQVRIDVANKTDNAQVPWTTSSLIGDFFFSGSQEKPSSNNNQNITRKEENITPPVVEEKKPQPLNNDSVAINNRSNSPFQDLTGANLTPRKISLLRSFIAGYNFKEAPCGSDRHQVTITLSNRYVMCAEGNSKHPSGNFSLEIPSLD from the coding sequence ATGAAAAAATTTAATTTTATTGGTAATTTCGCCATGATGATACCGACTGCACTCAGTATGGCCACACCTTATGCGATCGCATCTTGCGGATTAATATTCGGTATGAGTAATTCTGCCTTTTCTCAAGATTATCAGATTTCAATAAATGAAAAAATAAGAGAATCTTTCTCCCTTAGTCAACAAGCATATTTAATCAGCCAGAGACAAACATCAGAAAAGAGAGTTGCTCTAGTGATTGGTAACTCTAACTATCAACACGGTAGTAAACTGCGTAATGCGGTTAATGATGCTAACGATGTAGCGAAAAGTCTTAGAGACTTAAATTTTGAGGTTATTCTGCTCACCAATGGTAACTTAAAATCAATGGATCAAAGTTTAGAAAGATTTTACCGAGAATTAGAGAAAGGAGCAGTCGGTTTATTTTATTATGCAGGTCATGGTATTCAAGTCAATGGGGAAAATTACTTAATTCCAGTGGATGCTCGTTTAGACAGGGAAAGCGAAGTTAACTATGAAACCTTACCTTTAGGAAAACTTTTAGCGGCAATGGAAGAAACGGATAATAATGTCAATATCGTCATTCTTGATGCTTGTCGTGATAATCCTTTCGGTCGTAGCTGGACTCGTTCTTCTAATAATAAAGGATTAGCCGCTATTCAAAATAGTGCGACAGGTACTTTTATTGCTTATGCCACGGGGCCGGGGAATGTCGCTCAAGATGGTACAGGTAGAAATGGAACTTTTACAGAAGCCTTGCTCAAAAACCTGAAAAATCCTAATCAAAATGTGGAAGAAATATTTAAACAGGTGAGAATTGATGTGGCGAATAAAACCGATAATGCTCAAGTGCCTTGGACTACTTCTTCTTTAATTGGAGACTTCTTTTTCTCTGGTAGTCAAGAAAAACCTTCATCTAATAATAATCAAAATATCACGAGGAAAGAAGAAAATATTACCCCTCCTGTGGTGGAAGAGAAAAAACCTCAGCCCCTCAATAATGATAGTGTGGCAATTAATAATCGCTCGAACAGTCCTTTTCAGGATTTAACTGGTGCAAACCTAACCCCTCGTAAAATTTCTTTACTACGTTCTTTTATTGCAGGATACAATTTTAAAGAAGCCCCTTGTGGAAGCGATCGCCATCAAGTTACTATCACATTGAGTAATCGGTATGTAATGTGTGCAGAAGGAAACAGTAAACATCCTTCCGGGAACTTTTCTTTAGAAATACCTTCTCTTGATTAA
- a CDS encoding ABC transporter permease: MIYLGKRILISLPTLLAISIIVFIILALAPGDPLSEFASNPNITAEVRENIRKSFGLDQPIYIRYIKWLTAFLQGNLGYSFTSRSPVSDLIWQRLPNTLSIVGLAYLLSVITAIPLGVISALKRHSLFDKFSNAIALFGYSIPPFFTGLLLIIIFSVKLQWLPFIYDSNLIVNSWASFIAQIKQSIMPIIVLTLYQTAVLMRFMRSSVREELNHDYVRTAYSKGLNPYQVVINHVLRNALIPVITLIALDIPSIFTGALVTEQIFRIPGIGALLIESIYRSDTPVIMAITMIYGILIVIFNLIADLTYSWLDPRVRFD; the protein is encoded by the coding sequence ATGATTTATTTGGGCAAAAGAATATTGATTTCTTTACCTACTCTATTAGCCATTAGTATTATTGTTTTTATTATTCTCGCATTAGCACCGGGAGATCCTTTAAGTGAGTTTGCTTCAAATCCAAATATAACGGCAGAGGTTAGGGAAAATATCCGTAAATCCTTTGGCTTGGATCAACCTATTTATATACGTTATATTAAATGGCTAACAGCATTTTTACAAGGAAATTTGGGCTATTCTTTTACCAGTAGAAGTCCCGTATCTGATTTAATTTGGCAACGTTTACCTAATACTTTATCTATTGTCGGTTTAGCTTATTTATTAAGTGTTATAACTGCTATTCCTTTGGGTGTAATTTCGGCTTTGAAACGTCATTCTTTGTTTGATAAATTCAGTAATGCGATCGCACTTTTCGGTTATTCAATTCCGCCTTTTTTCACGGGATTATTATTAATAATTATTTTTAGTGTTAAATTGCAATGGCTACCCTTTATTTATGACAGTAACTTGATAGTTAACAGTTGGGCTAGTTTCATTGCTCAAATTAAACAGTCAATTATGCCTATTATCGTCCTAACATTATATCAAACCGCCGTATTAATGCGATTCATGCGATCGAGCGTTAGAGAAGAATTAAATCATGACTATGTACGCACCGCCTATAGTAAAGGCTTAAATCCTTATCAAGTAGTTATCAATCATGTATTGCGTAACGCCTTAATTCCCGTCATTACTTTAATAGCTTTAGACATACCAAGTATTTTTACAGGGGCATTGGTAACAGAACAAATCTTTCGTATCCCCGGTATTGGTGCTTTGTTAATCGAATCTATTTACCGCAGTGATACTCCTGTAATTATGGCAATTACGATGATTTATGGAATTTTGATCGTCATTTTCAACTTAATTGCTGATTTAACTTATTCTTGGCTTGATCCTAGAGTGCGTTTTGATTAG
- a CDS encoding ribonuclease R family protein, with product MDFSIATILSLLSPDKLVAGKVIEKKLGCEDEHEIEKLQIALDILEKIGVVTKEFGKYRRVIEEDVVEAKLRCSSKGFCFAIQDEEDADDIYIRESHLSNAWNSDRVLVKIIKEGTRRRSPEGEVKLILERANPSVLARVVEDESGDYLAVPLDDRLLFELQLKQNGQTLDDAINHLVHVNVLRYPIGQNPPVGKVVRVLGSDAEAAADTDIVSSKHDLPQEFPERVLNQANQISPEISPEEREKRVDLTDLLTVTIEQDIVQENNLLKETALSLEKTEAENWLLGVHIADVAHFVPEETHLDREARKRGTTVHLGDKIIDLLPPSIYECCSLIPNKERLAISIFLTLDDKGQLLGYEFKQSIIKVDHQLTYKEVQMMIGAGATKPELESTLEMLNNLVFSITPLIKARRLQLGGFEINLDDITSYFKDEGRIGAIASYSTLPVLSLMTELMTLVGKVVAEHLNELQVPAIYCTQGKPDWDELEDLLKLVANLKLDFKLQSEDEIQPLDYYHLIQEFSKSDDEKVLHYLLLNSLKPNKYTQHPAPHFGLAYPIYTHCTSPGQRYIDLQIQRIIKAVFEQGRDRRSSRVTKGVDLFSNSCHGQINWNVLPPAVQSNLEADLHSLITHLNEREKIAQDAETDLAGLKKAEKMKDCTGQIFNGLITGVQSYGFFVQIEDTLVEGLVHVSSLKDDWYEYRPKHTCLVGRKNRTAYRLGDKVEVEVKSVDYYRQQIDLVTVRGGSAAVDEDFED from the coding sequence ATGGATTTTTCAATCGCTACAATTCTTTCCCTTTTGAGTCCCGATAAATTAGTGGCGGGGAAAGTAATCGAAAAAAAATTAGGCTGTGAAGACGAACATGAAATCGAAAAGTTACAAATTGCCCTAGATATTCTTGAAAAAATAGGGGTTGTAACGAAGGAATTTGGCAAGTATCGCCGTGTCATTGAAGAAGATGTGGTGGAAGCCAAGTTACGTTGCTCTAGTAAGGGTTTCTGTTTTGCTATTCAAGATGAGGAAGATGCTGACGATATTTACATTCGGGAAAGTCATCTGAGCAATGCTTGGAATAGCGATCGCGTCTTGGTTAAAATTATTAAAGAAGGTACGAGAAGAAGATCTCCTGAAGGAGAGGTAAAATTAATTTTAGAACGGGCAAACCCTTCAGTTTTAGCCAGAGTGGTGGAGGATGAATCGGGGGATTATTTAGCTGTTCCCCTAGATGATCGCCTCTTGTTTGAGTTACAGTTGAAGCAGAATGGGCAAACTCTTGATGATGCGATTAATCATCTTGTCCATGTTAATGTTTTAAGGTATCCCATCGGACAAAACCCCCCAGTGGGAAAAGTTGTCAGAGTGTTGGGTAGTGATGCAGAAGCCGCCGCCGATACTGATATTGTTTCTTCAAAACATGATTTACCCCAAGAATTTCCTGAAAGAGTCCTAAATCAAGCTAACCAAATTAGTCCAGAAATCAGCCCCGAAGAAAGAGAAAAAAGAGTTGATTTAACAGACCTTCTCACGGTTACTATTGAGCAAGATATTGTTCAGGAAAATAATCTTTTAAAAGAAACGGCATTAAGTCTGGAAAAAACAGAAGCTGAAAATTGGTTGTTGGGAGTTCATATTGCCGATGTTGCCCATTTTGTGCCAGAAGAAACCCATTTAGACCGTGAAGCGAGAAAAAGAGGCACTACGGTTCATTTAGGAGACAAAATTATTGATTTACTCCCCCCTAGTATCTATGAATGTTGTTCTCTAATTCCTAATAAGGAACGTTTAGCAATTTCTATTTTTCTGACTCTTGATGATAAGGGGCAATTATTAGGCTACGAATTTAAACAAAGTATCATCAAGGTTGATCATCAACTTACCTATAAAGAAGTTCAAATGATGATTGGTGCAGGAGCGACAAAACCTGAGTTAGAGTCAACTCTGGAGATGTTAAACAATCTTGTTTTTAGTATTACTCCTCTGATCAAAGCTAGACGTTTACAGTTAGGCGGTTTTGAGATTAATTTAGATGATATTACCTCTTATTTTAAAGATGAAGGAAGAATAGGTGCGATCGCATCTTATTCCACTTTGCCTGTGCTATCTCTGATGACTGAGTTAATGACTCTTGTGGGAAAAGTAGTTGCAGAACACCTTAACGAATTGCAAGTCCCTGCTATTTATTGCACTCAGGGTAAACCCGATTGGGATGAATTGGAAGATTTACTTAAATTAGTTGCCAATCTCAAACTAGACTTTAAACTGCAATCAGAAGACGAAATTCAACCCTTAGACTACTATCATTTAATTCAAGAGTTTAGTAAATCAGATGATGAAAAAGTATTACATTACCTCTTACTTAATTCTCTAAAACCCAACAAATATACCCAACATCCAGCCCCTCATTTTGGTTTAGCCTATCCTATCTATACTCACTGTACTTCCCCCGGACAGAGATATATTGATTTGCAAATCCAAAGAATCATTAAAGCCGTATTTGAGCAAGGACGGGATAGACGTTCTAGCCGTGTTACAAAGGGAGTAGATTTATTTAGTAATAGCTGTCATGGACAAATTAACTGGAATGTTTTACCTCCGGCGGTACAATCCAACTTAGAGGCTGATTTACATTCTCTGATTACCCATTTAAATGAAAGAGAAAAAATTGCCCAAGATGCGGAAACAGACTTAGCAGGATTGAAAAAAGCGGAAAAAATGAAAGACTGTACAGGGCAAATCTTTAATGGTTTGATAACTGGAGTACAATCCTATGGTTTCTTTGTACAAATAGAAGATACTTTAGTTGAAGGCTTAGTTCATGTTAGCTCACTCAAAGATGATTGGTATGAATATCGACCCAAACACACTTGTTTAGTAGGCAGAAAAAACCGCACTGCTTATCGTCTCGGTGATAAAGTGGAAGTGGAAGTTAAAAGCGTTGACTACTATCGTCAGCAAATTGATTTAGTCACGGTGCGTGGGGGTAGTGCCGCCGTTGATGAGGATTTTGAAGACTAA
- a CDS encoding glycosyltransferase family 2 protein, whose amino-acid sequence METLELSIIMPCLNEAETLATCIEKAQWYLQEYQIQGEVLIADNGSTDGSQDIAKRMGARLVNVTEKGYGSALMGGIIAAKGEFIIMADADDSYDFRSLNPFVEKLREGYDLVMGNRFKGGIKPNAMPFLHKYLGNPVLTWLGKLFFKSPCNDFHCGLRGFRKRAIMSLNLRTTGMEFASEMVVKATLNGLKITEVPTTLSPDGRSRKPHLRTWRDGWRHLRFLLLYSPRWLFLYPGFFLMIMGLISTIILLASPRVHSLLYSATAIIIGFQLVNFAVFTKIYAIQEGLLPNDKRVLKFKDLFSLEIGLIIGSILFIAGLITSIFALFQWEAVGFGALNPVQTMRLVIPSVTAIALGLQIIFASFFLSVFQLKVK is encoded by the coding sequence ATGGAAACCCTTGAATTATCTATCATTATGCCTTGTTTGAATGAGGCGGAAACCCTTGCTACTTGTATTGAAAAAGCCCAATGGTATCTTCAAGAGTATCAAATTCAGGGGGAGGTGTTAATTGCGGACAATGGAAGCACGGACGGCTCTCAAGATATTGCAAAAAGGATGGGAGCGAGATTAGTTAATGTCACCGAAAAAGGTTATGGAAGTGCTTTGATGGGGGGAATAATTGCGGCTAAAGGTGAGTTTATTATTATGGCGGATGCTGATGATAGTTATGATTTTAGGAGTTTAAATCCTTTTGTAGAAAAGTTGAGAGAAGGCTATGATTTAGTTATGGGTAATCGTTTCAAGGGGGGAATCAAACCGAATGCGATGCCTTTTCTTCATAAATATTTAGGTAATCCTGTCTTAACTTGGCTAGGTAAGCTATTTTTTAAAAGTCCTTGTAATGATTTTCATTGTGGCCTGAGAGGATTTCGTAAACGGGCAATTATGAGCTTGAATTTACGCACCACAGGTATGGAATTTGCTTCAGAAATGGTTGTTAAAGCGACTCTTAACGGCTTAAAAATAACTGAAGTACCAACTACCTTATCACCTGATGGACGTTCTCGTAAACCCCATTTACGCACTTGGCGCGATGGTTGGCGCCATCTTCGTTTTTTGTTGTTATATAGCCCCCGTTGGTTATTTCTTTATCCCGGTTTTTTCTTGATGATTATGGGATTAATTAGCACTATTATTCTTTTGGCTAGTCCAAGAGTTCATAGTTTATTATATTCAGCTACAGCTATCATTATTGGTTTTCAGCTAGTTAATTTTGCAGTTTTCACTAAAATTTATGCTATTCAAGAAGGTTTATTACCTAATGATAAAAGAGTACTTAAATTTAAGGATTTATTTAGTTTAGAAATTGGTTTAATTATTGGTTCAATTTTATTTATTGCTGGTTTAATTACTTCTATTTTTGCTCTTTTTCAATGGGAAGCTGTGGGTTTTGGGGCATTAAACCCTGTCCAAACTATGCGTTTAGTTATCCCCTCTGTAACTGCGATCGCACTCGGGTTACAAATTATTTTTGCCAGTTTTTTCCTTAGTGTTTTCCAGTTAAAAGTAAAATAG
- a CDS encoding DUF2267 domain-containing protein — protein sequence MTEEVKSLRKDHNFSTDTAIQDVARALRRHVDEEAFDKLLKQLPKGAIEFWKP from the coding sequence ATGACAGAAGAAGTGAAATCATTACGTAAAGACCACAATTTTTCCACAGACACCGCAATTCAAGATGTAGCTAGGGCATTACGAAGACACGTGGACGAAGAGGCATTCGATAAATTACTAAAACAACTACCCAAGGGTGCAATTGAATTTTGGAAACCATAA
- a CDS encoding DUF2267 domain-containing protein, whose protein sequence is MPVPAEYARASDKFYDYLIDARDTAGLWSTHVTYTMTQAVFQVFRRRLSTKDSIAFANVLPICLRALFVTDWDINEEKNHLKTVTL, encoded by the coding sequence ATGCCAGTACCAGCTGAATACGCAAGAGCTTCTGACAAGTTTTATGATTATCTTATAGATGCAAGGGATACCGCAGGACTCTGGAGTACTCATGTTACATATACCATGACCCAAGCCGTTTTTCAGGTGTTTCGTCGTCGGCTTTCCACAAAAGATTCGATAGCATTTGCAAATGTTCTACCTATTTGTCTTCGAGCCTTGTTTGTCACGGATTGGGATATTAACGAGGAAAAAAACCATTTGAAAACCGTGACGTTATGA
- a CDS encoding REP-associated tyrosine transposase, giving the protein MYEYHKLTPQQRLELVQERLKRGFPPHSPPHPIQIEGFYLLTIACYQHQKILNNSSRRQQLLNLLFEKCIHEAIDIRGWVILVNHYHLLVYLPNLSILTSIFKAIHGVTSYQWNLEDNQRGRKVWYRFSDRAIRSERHYYTTLNYIHYNPVKHNYVNSPYDWLESSVHWYLEEKGREWLRDSWVKYPVRDCGKGWDD; this is encoded by the coding sequence ATGTATGAGTATCATAAATTAACTCCTCAACAAAGATTAGAATTAGTACAAGAGAGACTTAAAAGGGGATTTCCCCCCCATTCCCCTCCTCACCCCATACAAATTGAGGGTTTTTATTTGCTTACAATTGCCTGTTATCAACATCAAAAGATTTTAAATAATTCTTCTCGCCGTCAACAATTATTAAACCTCTTGTTTGAAAAATGTATCCATGAAGCAATAGATATTAGGGGGTGGGTAATTTTGGTGAATCATTATCATTTATTGGTATATTTGCCTAATTTATCAATTCTCACTTCAATTTTTAAAGCTATTCACGGTGTTACTTCCTATCAATGGAATTTAGAAGATAATCAACGAGGGCGTAAAGTATGGTATCGTTTTAGCGATCGAGCTATTCGTTCCGAAAGACATTACTATACAACATTAAATTATATACATTATAATCCAGTGAAACATAACTACGTCAATTCTCCCTATGATTGGTTAGAAAGTAGTGTACATTGGTATTTAGAGGAGAAAGGTAGAGAGTGGTTAAGGGATAGTTGGGTGAAATACCCTGTAAGAGACTGTGGTAAAGGATGGGATGATTAA
- a CDS encoding BrnA antitoxin family protein: MTDWEKLESMSDENIDFSDCPEITPEMAKNAVIRRGLKSPEKQSLTLFLDAEIVNWYKENEIKHQTEINDLLRDYIKPH, translated from the coding sequence ATGACTGATTGGGAAAAACTAGAATCAATGAGTGATGAAAATATTGATTTTTCCGATTGCCCTGAAATTACTCCAGAAATGGCTAAAAATGCTGTCATTAGACGTGGTTTAAAATCTCCAGAAAAACAATCTTTAACGCTTTTTCTTGATGCTGAAATTGTGAATTGGTACAAAGAAAATGAGATTAAGCATCAAACAGAAATTAATGATTTATTGAGAGATTATATTAAACCTCATTAA